Proteins found in one Perca fluviatilis chromosome 9, GENO_Pfluv_1.0, whole genome shotgun sequence genomic segment:
- the LOC120565684 gene encoding interferon-induced protein with tetratricopeptide repeats 1-like gives MMSAAQSQTTLESKLEALQCHFTWDLDPSKSILLRRKEKFEDIGTEEGNSWLGHIYNLRGFIQYKLGFTEDAQSFFNKAAEAFSKIRNADEGPWLVVNYGNLAWLHHHLGDQAESQAYLSKVNALMNKYPSPSQDQLHPEIYAEKGWTLMKFSREQKKEAADYFQRAIRMQPDMVEWNTSYVLGLVNEFKHSKTGLEADLLKKMRIAKEQDPENLYIAVYYLEQRAKKRERIKDEARALATKVLRNPVGSYSGIKPLIRVYRNYVSFDEAVDLIEQALEKHPDERYLKRCAALCYKWKIINVRDSRPNPSMIDRAISLHKEVIALYPHSFLMKKIELANIYAKSKKSMAKAEQIYQELLESDLEPADKQMLYNNYANYLFLHCRDYQRSIQYNMKAAAIPQQSSFRRYSIDTLKKIRDRGRSPMCREIEEFLENL, from the exons ATGATGAG TGCTGCTCAGAGTCAAACAACACTGGAGTCCAAACTGGAGGCCCTGCAGTGCCACTTCACCTGGGATCTGGACCCCAGCAAGTCCATACTGTTACGTCGAAAGGAAAAGTTCGAAGACATCGGCACCGAGGAGGGGAACAGCTGGCTGGGTCACATTTACAACCTGCGGGGGTTCATTCAGTACAAGCTGGGGTTCACCGAAGACGCCCAGAGTTTCTTCAACAAGGCTGCAGAGGCCTTCAGCAAGATCAGAAACGCAGATGAGGGTCCCTGGTTGGTGGTGAACTACGGGAACCTGGCGTGGCTGCACCACCACCTGGGAGACCAAGCAGAGAGTCAGGCTTACCTGTCAAAGGTCAACGCCCTGATGAATAAATACCCATCTCCATCCCAGGACCAGCTCCATCCAGAGATCTACGCTGAGAAAGGCTGGACCCTGATGAAGTTCAGCAGAGAACAAAAGAAAGAGGCTGCAGATTACTTCCAGAGAGCCATCAGGATGCAGCCGGACATGGTGGAGTGGAACACCAGCTACGTCTTAGGGTTAGTGAATGAATTTAAGCACAGCAAAACAGGGCTGGAGGCTGACCTTCTGAAGAAAATGAGAATCGCCAAGGAACAGGATCCAGAGAACTTGTACATTGCTGTTTACTATCTTGAGCAACGtgcaaagaaaagagagagaatcaaAGATGAAGCACGTGCGTTAGCCACAAAGGTGTTGAGAAATCCTGTCGGCAGCTACagtggtattaaaccattaataagGGTTTACAGAAACTATGTTTCTTTTGATGAGGCCGTTGATTTGATAGAGCAGGCTCTGGAAAAACATCCAGATGAGCGTTATCTGAAGAGATGCGCTGCACTCTGCTACAAATGGAAAATCATTAATGTCAGGGACAGTCGCCCAAATCCAAGCATGATAGACAGAGCAATCAGTCTCCATAAAGAGGTGATTGCTCTCTACCCTCATTCTTTCCTTATGAAGAAAATAGAACTTGCAAATATATATGCAAAGTCAAAAAAAAGCATGGCCAAAGCTGAGCAGATATACCAGGAACTGCTAGAAAGTGATCTGGAACCTGCAGACAAACAGATGCTCTACAACAACTATGCAAATTATTTATTCCTCCATTGTAGGGATTACCAAAGGTCAATACAATATAACATGAAGGCTGCAGCGATACCGCAGCAATCCTCCTTTCGTCGGTACAGCATCGACACTCTGAAGAAGATTAGAGACAGAGGCAGGAGCCCAATGTGTAGAGAAATAGAGGAGTTTCTGGAAAACCTGTAA